The Alysiella filiformis sequence CGCAAATAGTCAAAACCAAATTCGTTGTTGGTGCCATAGGTAATGTCGGCATTGTAGGCGGTTTGGCGGAAAAATGGCTCTTGATTGCTCAAAATCACGCCCACTTCCAAACCCAAAAAATTGTAGAGCGGTGCCATAATGCCCGCGTCGCGTTCCGCCAAATAATCGTTCACGGTAACAACGTGTACGCCCTTGCCCGACAGCGCGTTCAAATACACAGGCAGCGTGCCAACCAGCGTTTTGCCCTCGCCCGTACGCATTTCGGCGATTTTGCCATAATGCAACACCATGCCGCCAATGAGTTGCACATCAAAATGGCGCATGCCCAACACGCGGCGAGACGCTTCACGGCACACGGCAAAGGCTTCGGGCAAAATGTCGTCCAGCGATGTGCCTTGGGCAATGCGTTGTTTGAATTCGGTGGTTTTGGCTTGCAGTTGCGCGTCCGACAGGGCTTGCATATCGGCTTCCAGCGCGTTGATTTTGGCAACGGTGCGGCGATATTGTTTGAGCAGTCGGTCGTTGCGGCTGCCGAATATTTTTTTGGCGATATTGGCTAACATTTGAAGTCCTTGAATTTAAAATTTGGTGTGAATTTTAACACAGCATTCGCCCTATTTATGGGCAAATGTGCTTTTTTCAATGGACACGCTGGCAAGCGCGTTTCAGGCTGCCTGAAACAGGTTATAATCGCTGTTTTTCAATTCACAAACAAAATAAAATGAAAAAACCATTGATTCTAATCAGCTTATTTTTCATCACGCTGGCACAACACAGCCACGCCTGCTCACAAATATCGCCCGAAACCGCATTCATCATCAGCAACGACCCCAATCAAGACGGCAAATTAAGCCCAAAAGAATGGCAAAATGCCCAAATTGACCGCTACTTTGTGGCATTTCGTTTGGGCAATTTGCGCGATTTCAAACGTTTGGATAAAAACAAAAATGGCTTTTTAAGCCATCGCGAATTGGCAAACAAAGTGCGTTATGAACGCGACCCCTGCGCCGACTGGGAAGAAACCATGCAAAAAATGTCCGAACAATCGCAAAATCAACAGTAATTTTGTCAGCAACGCCGTTTGAACTTGATTTCAAACGGTGTTTTTGTTTTAAAATTAGTGAAATAAACTTTCAGGCAGCCTGAAAAAAAATCACACCTGCCAGCTTTTCCCACCGTCCCATTTTTCCACCAAAAAATCAATGACCGCTTGCACGCTCACAGGGCGATAAGCACTTTGTGGCGTCAAAATGGCAAGCACAATCTCCTCATTGCCACTGGCAATCGGAATGTGGGGCAAAATCGGCACAAGTTTGCCTGTTTTGACTTCATCAGCCACCGCCCAATCAGGCATCATCACAATGCCCGCACCATCCATTGCCATTTGAATCAAACTGTCCGCATTGTTGCTGACCATTTTCTCTCCAATTTCAAGTATTTGATTTGTATTTAAATTTTTAAAACGCAACACGCCCAATTCCCCACGATAAAAAAGCCCCTGATGTATCGCAAGCTCATCAGGCGTTTGGGGCGTACCGTTTTTTGCCAAATAAGCAGGCGAGGCAAGCAAAAAATGGCGTTGGCGAGCAATGATTTTTTGCTTTAAATTGCTGTCCATCGGCACGGCGACTCTGACAATAATGTCCGCCTTTTCCCCATAAGGGTCAATAAAATCATCGGTTTGGGTAAGGTGGATTTGCAATTTGGGATAACGCTTAGCAAGCTCGCCCAAATGCGGTGTGATGTGCTTTTGCCCAAAAAATACAGGGGCATTGATGGCGATGATGCCGTTTGGTTCTGCGTTTTTTTGATGTAGGGTTTGATTGAGTGTGTCAAATTGGCTCAATATCGCTTGGGCGTGTTCACGAAAAATCTCGCCAGCCTGCGTCAAACTCATCGCACGGGTGTTTCGGTAAAACAGCGTTTGCCCAAAATCATCTTCAAGCTGTTTGATTTGCCGAGAAATGACCGAACTTGCCACATCGTACTGACGAGCCACTTCGGAAAAATTCTTTTCTTTGGCAACGGCTAAAAAGAGTTCTAGGGCGTAAAAGGTGGTGTTTTTGGGGTTCATTTGTGCTGATTTGGTAAAGGTATTTTGTGATTGGTGTTATTTTAACATAGCTAATACTTTTGCTTGCTAATATTTTTTATGGTTTTATTTGTTCAAAAATAGTGGCAAATCGTTGTGGATTTTCATTAAACCAAGCCCCCAAAGTATGTGGAGCATTTTTTAAAATAATTTCTTGAAATAAATCAGGATTGCTATATTCTTTATAGATTTGACTGACTTCATTTGGGATAACTGGGTCATACTTTGGGCGAATTAAAGTTAATTTTCCTTGAAATCTTGGTAATAAATCTTTGGCATTTGTTCTATGCCAGTTACCCTGTTCTCTCAATGCGAGTTTAAAATTTTCACCAAATTCAATATCCATAATATCTTTGGCATATAAAGCAGGGGAAAATAAAGTAAGCGATTGAATATTTGGAAAATATTTCAATAAATTTACTGCAATTTGCCCACTCATACTCCAAGCAAATAAATGGATATTTAAACACTTAAAATAATTAATAACTGTTAATGCTTGCTCTGTTTTAATAGCAACAGATGATGAATTATGACGACTGCTTTCTCCGTGTCCTGAATAATCAAAGCTAATCACATTGTAATTGTGGTTTTGTAATATTTTTGCCACAGGCTCTAATACGGATTGATTGGTTTCCCCTGCACCGTGCAATAATATGATTGTATCGCCAACACCCACATAATGTCTGGCAGACAAAATCTCATTTTGATACGAAATCAAGTATTTTTTAAACATTTGTATGTTCACCATCAATATTTATATTATTCTATTAACTTTTTAGGGTTATAACCATAAAAAGGTTATTTTGTTTGATTTTATTTGGGTTGTAAACCAATTTTGGGGTTCATTTGTGCTAGTTTGGTAAAAGTGCTTTGTGATTGGTGTTATTTTAGCAAATTCAGAATGCGATTAAAATACACCATCTTTTCATCACACGAGCATTTTTATGAACAATCGCATTTGCCAAATTTTAAATATGGTTGAAGGTGTTGTGGGTTTTAAAATGTTTTTAAATAATCATTTAAAATCAATATCTTAAAATTTATTTTCATACTTACTTTTTTGTAAGTACTTCCAAATATAAATTAAGGGCGTATGATACACCACATTAAATCAATCTTTTAACCTTTTGAAATTTTTTATGAAAAAATTATTACTTACCGCACTTTTGCTGAGTGCCAATTTTGCCCACGCCCTAGAAATCAAAACCTATTCTGCCGATGAAAACAGCTTTTCGGTGCAGTCCAATTTGGTGCTTGGCGAAAAAGAAGCGGTCTTAATTGACGCTGGCTTTACCCGTGCTGATGCCTTGCGTATTGCGGGCAATATTTTGGACAGCCAAAAAGAATTGACCACGATTTTGGTAAGCAATGCCGACCCTGATTATTATTTTGGCGTGGCAACCTTAAAAGAAATTTTCCCCAATGCCAAAGTGGTAACAACCCCTGCCGTATTGGAAAAAATCAACGCCAAAGTAGAAGGCAAAGTCAATTATTGGTCGCCAAAAATGGGGAATAATGCCCCAAAAGCGGTGGTATTGCCTGAAAAATTAGACAGCAATACCTTAACTTTGGACGGGCAAAACATTGAAATTCGTGGTACGACAGGCATTTTGGCACATCGCCCTTATGTGTGGATTCCATCTTTAAAAACCATTACAGGCAATGTGTCGGTGTTTGGCAATATGCACCTTTGGACGGCGGACGCACAAACAAAAGCCGAACACCAAGCGTGGATTGCCCAACTTGACGAAATGGCAAGCCTACAACCCAAAGTTGTGATTGCAGGACACGCCACACCCAATACCAAAATGACCGTTGATTTATTAAAAGCCAATAAAGCCTATTTGAAAAAATATGAACAAGTTTTGGCAAGCAGTCAAAATAGCGGACAAGTCATCGCCAAAATGAAAGTCGCTTATCCAAAATATCAAGCGTTGGGTAATTTGGAATTGGGAGCAAAAGTGAATAAAGGCGAAATGAAGTGGTAAAAAGTTGAAATTAAATTTTTAAAATTGATTTATCCAAAATGATTACCAAAGTTTTGGCTTGGGTAATTTTTTTAAACGAGATTTTATTAAAAGAGACCATATGAAATTTATCTATTTATTTGACCCTTTATGTGGGTTTTGTTATGCATCATCAAAAGGCATTGCCAATCTTGCCAAAACGCACGAAGTTGATGGTTATGCCACAGGATTATTTGCCAATACAGGCAAAATCATTGATGAGCAGTTTGCCAATTATGCGTGGGCAAATGATATGAAAATCAGTCAGATGACAGGTTTGCCATTTAGCGAAAATTACCGTCAATTATTATTAAAAGGCGGAAAATTTGATTCCTTTGCTTTAACCATTGCTTGTGCTTTATTAAAACAAAATGAACCAAAAGCATTATTGCCGACTTTATCACAATTTCAAAAACGGCGTTATGTGGACGGTTTGGATACCAGCGATATTACTGTGGTAAAAAATGGCTTAATTGCATTTGGACAAACTGACATCGCCAATCAATTAACCGATGATAACAGTATCAATTTGGCAAATGACTTGATTAGGCAAGGGCAATTATTGGCAAGTCAATTTGGCGTGCGTGGCGTACCCAGTTTAATCGCCGATATTGACGGACAATTTGTGAATGTACCAAGCCAATTTTTATATCAAGATACAGATAATGTGGCGGATAATATTGAGCAGTTTTTAAAAGGTGTTTAATCATTAAAATGCCGTTTGAGCAATTCAAGCGGTGTTTTTCTTTTCAAAATGGGCAAAATAAACTTTCAGGCAGCCTGAAAATCCATTTTCTTAATTTTTATCTTTCCATTTTTAAAAATCAACTTTCCATTTTTAACCATTCAATTATCAATAATAAAATTCTATAATATCCCCATACTTTTGAATGGGAGAACCCAAAATGACCAATTATCTTGACAATTCAAACAAAAAAATCAAACTCGCCTTGCAATTCGTCTCTGGCTATGGGTTGAAAGGTTAAGGGAAACACCGCTTGGGAAAGACAAGCGGTGTTTTTGGCTGGCTGAAAATGGATTTTTAATTGTAAAAATGCTAAAATAACCGCCCAATTTTTGTCTTTATTTTATAAAAATATGAACATTATCAACGCCATTATTCACATTGTTCAAAACCCTGTTAATGAACTTGTGGCTCATTATCAAAATCGCAATCGTGCCAATTTGGCAGGCGACGCCTTGGAAAATTACATTAAAGATGTGTTTTCTGGGACTTTTCATTTGTCCGAAAATGAACGGATACAACGCCACAGCGAAGTGTTTTCCTATTTGGGCAATCACAGCAATCCGCCCGATATGATGTTAAAAAATGGTGATGCGATTGAAGTCAAAAAGATTGAAAGTCCCAATTCGGCTTTGGCATTAAACAGCAGTTATCCCAAAGCCAAATTATTGGTAAATAGCAATATGATTTCAACCGCTTGTCGTAATGCCGAAAATTGGGAAGTAAAAGATTTGATTTATGCGGTTGGCGTGGTTAATAAACAAAATGAATTAAAACATTTGTGTATGGTTTATGGCGAAGATTATTGTGCTGATGAAGAATGTTATTTAAAAATCAAATCTACCATAAAAACAGGCGTTGAAAGCATTGTTGGGGTTGAATTTGCCGAAACCAATGAATTGGGGCGAGTAAATAAAATTGACCCGCTTGGCGTTACTTATTTGCGAGTGCGTGGAATGTGGGGCATTGAAAATCCTTGGGCGGTTTTTAATTATGTTTATCAAAGAGATTTAACTAAAAATTTTAATTTTATGTGTATTATCAATGATGAAAAATGGCAACAATTTCATAATACCGATGAATTATTAAAATTGCAAAATGACAACTTAATCATTACAGACATAAAAATCAAAAATCCCAATAACCCTGCACAATTAAAAAACGCCAAATTGATTTGTTATGGTAGATAAAAAATGAAAATAATTAGTTTATTTAGCGGTTGTGGCGGTTTGGATTTGGGCTTTGAAAAAGCAGGATTTGACATTGTGGTTGCCAATGAATACGACAAAAGCATTTGGGCAACTTTTAAAGCCAATCACCCCAAAACCAAACTGATAGAAGGCGACATTCGCCAAATTAAAGAAAGCGATTTTCCCGATGATATTGACGGCATTATTGGCGGGCCGCCATGTCAATCGTGGTCAGAAGCAGGGGCATTACGGGGCATTGATGACGCTCGTGGGCAATTGTTTTTTGATTATATTCGTATTTTAAAAAATAAACAGCCCAAATTCTTTTTGGCGGAAAATGTCAGTGGAATGCTTGCCAATCGCCATAATACTGCTGTGCAAAATATTTTAAAACACTTTGATGAATGCGGTTATGATGTTACTTTAACAATGGTTAATGCCAAAGATTATGGCGTGGCACAAGAACGCAAGCGGGTTTTTTATATTGGATTTAGAAAAGATTTAAATATCCATTTTGAATTTCCGATTGGTTCAACCATTGATGATAAAGATAAAATTACTTTAAAAGACATTATTTGGGATTTGCAAGAAACCGCCATTCCTGCATTGGAAAATAATAAAAAAATCCACAAGCTGTTAATCATAATGAATATTTTATTGGTGGGTTTTCGCCCATTTTTATGAGCCGAAATCGTGTCAAAGCATGGAATGAACAAGGTTTTACTGTGCAAGCGTCTGGCAGACAATGCCAATTACACCCACAAGCCCCCAAAATGCAAAAAGTAGAAGCCGATAAATTTGAATTTGTGGCAGGCAAAGAGCATTTGTATCGGCGAATGACAGTGCGAGAAGTGGCAAGGGTGCAAGGCTTTCCTGATGATTTTGTATTTATTTATCAAAATTTAAATGATGCTTATAAAATGATTGGTAATGCTGTGCCTGTCAATTTGGCTTATGAAATTGCACAGAAAATTAAGCAGGTTTTATAATAAAAACACCGTTTATCGTGATGATAAGCGGTGTTTTTTTTGTCAAAATTTTGCAAAATAAACTTTTCAGGCTGCCTGAAAATGAAATTAAGCACTTAATTTGTTATAATACTTCAACTTTTTAATGTTAAAGATAAAAAATGAAAGTCCATTTATTTGCTATTTTAATGGCGGTCAATGCCACATTCATCACCGCCTGCAATGCCGAGCCAAAAAACCACACCGCCCCCAAACAGGAAATTTTGATGAACCAGTCCGCCATTGTTTTACAAATCAACAACCAAACCTTTGATTTACAATTAGAAAATAACGAAACCGCCACCGCTTTTGCCAATCTGTTACCGCTTGATTTGGCAATGGACGACCATTTAAACAATGAAAAATTTGCCACTTTGCCCAAATCTTTGCCAACGAACGACCAAAAAATCGGGCGTATCCAGATTGGCGATGTCCTGCTTTGGCAAGGCGATACGGTTGTGATTTTTTATGAAAGTTTTGACAGCAATTATCGCTACACCAAAATCGGCAAAATCCGCCAAACGGACGACTTAAAAAACGTTTTGGGGCGTGGTACGGCACAAGTCAAATGGGGCAATCCATAAACACAACACCGCTTGGGGGAAATTCAAGTGGTGTTTTTTGGGCAAAATAAACTTTCAGGCTGCCTGAAAAAATATCCAATTAGGCAAATTTTTAATCCAATTAGGCAAGAAACACACCACCAAAAATACTAAAATAAGCGGTCAATTTTTGAGAGAATTTAATGAAAAAAATGTTTATCGTTTTTTTAATCATCATCACCGTTTTGGTGCTTGTTGTCGTGGCGTATTTGCAATTACCCTTATTTGGGGCAAACCCAACAGGCGAACGCCTTGCCAAAATCCAAACTTCACCGCATTATAAAAACGGTCAATTTCATAATTTATCCGACACGCCCACTTGGACAGGCGATACTTCTATTATCAAAGGTTTATACCGTTTTTTATTTGAAAAAGATAAAAATGTCGCCCCAAAATCGCCCATACCGTCCATTAAAACCGATTTAAATACTTTACCCAAAAATAAAGATTATTTTGTTTGGCTTGGACATTCGTCTTATTTGCTACATTTAAATCAAAAAACTTATTTGATTGACCCTGTGTTGGTATCGGCAACGCCCCTGCCATTTGGCGGAAAGCCTTTTAAGGGAGCGGATATTTATATGCCCAACGATATGCCAAAAGTGGATTATTTAATCATTACCCACGACCATTATGACCATTTGGATTATGACACAATTAAAGCAATGAAAGATAGGATTGGGCAAGTGATAATAGGGCTTGGTAACGGTGCTCATTTTGAACGCTGGGGCTTTTCGCCCACGCAACTCATTGAGCTGGATTGGTATCAGGACATCACTTTGGGCGACTTGCACATTACTGCCTTGCCTGCACGCCATTCATCAGGGCGTGCTTTAAAACAAAATCAAACGCTGTGGGCTTCGTTTATGTTGCAAGCGGGCAATAAAACCATTTATATCGGTGGCGATAGCGGTTATGATGTGTTTTTTAAAGACATTGCCAAGCAATTTCCTAATATTGATGTGGCGATTATGGAAAATGGGCAATATGATAAAGACTGGGCGAATATTCATTTTTTGCCTAATGATTTCATTCAAGCGGTCAAAGATTTAAATCCCAAAAAATTATTGGCGGTACATAACAGCAAATTTATCCTTGCCAAACACGCTTGGGACGAGCCGATGAAGCTGTTAAGCCAATCTGCTGAACAAGAAAATTTACCGCTTTTTACTCCCAAAATAGGCGAAGTATTCTACCTTGATGATAATCCTGATTTTGAAAAATGGTGGGAAAGGGTGGAATAATGAACAATAAAAACACCGTTTGAATTTGATATTCATATCAAGCAAGCGGTGTTTTTTATTTGGGAATTTTGCAAAATATTTTCAGGCAGCCTGAAAAATATTCCCCTATTCTTTTTCTTTAATGCCTTGAATAATTTGGCACTTATCAACTGTTTTATTTTCACAACCCACGAATTGCATTAAAAAATTTTTCACTTCTTGTAATTGTGTAATTTGCTCGTCCAAATACACCAAATGTTGCTTGGCAAGTTCATCAACTTCATTGCATTGGTTGGTGGGATTTTGCTGCAAGTGCAACAGTGTTTTGATGTTATTTAAAGAAAAACCGATATTGCGACAGGCTTTGATAAAGCGTAATTGAGCAAGTGTTTGTTCGTCAAATACACGATAGCCATTTTGTTGGTGAGAGGGGCTGATTAAACCTTGTTTTTCATAATAACGAATGGTTTCCAAATGTACGCCTGTCTGTTCGCTGGCTTGTTTTATTTTAAAAAATTTTGACATTTTGGCTTGACCCTGTAATGGCTACGGAGTTTATAGTATAGCAAATTTCATCTTAAAACAGGAGTAAAAAATGCCGTGCCAAAATTGTTGCGGTTCAAATCAGCCTACTCATCAATCGCCCAAATACAAAAAAGCTTTGTGGATTGTCTTGATATTGAATTTAACAATGTTTTTTGTAGAAATTGTAATGGGGATAAAATCAGGTTCAACTTCGCTGTTATCGGACAGTTTAGACTTCTTGGGTGATAGTGCCAATTATTTGATAAGTTTGATTGTTTTACCAATGGCGTTAAGTTACCGTGCCAAAGCGTCTATGGTCAAGGGGCTAACGATGGGCAGTTTTGGTTTATTTATTTTAATTACTACCGTTTATCGTATGTTTTATGGGGAAATTCCCAGTTATTCTGAAATGAGCATTGTGGGATTTTTGGCATTATTGGTAAATGTGTCAGCATTGCTGATATTGTTAAAATTTCGTGATGGCGACAGCAATGTCCGAAGTGTGTGGGTGTGTTCCAGAAATGATGCCATTGGTAATGTAGCGGTGATTTTGGCTGGTATAGCGGTTTATTTTTTTGGGTCAAAATATCCTGATTTAATTGTGGCTTTTGTTTTGGCATTTTTGGCATTACAAGCCAGTCAAGAAATCATCAAAAGGGCTTGGGCGGAATTAAAAGTCAGTTAATTTAAAACACCATTTGGATTGATGTTCAAGCGGTGTTTTTCTTTTTAAATTTTGCAAAATATTTTCAGGCAGCCTGAAAATCCGCACTCGGACTTATCCCAAACATTCTTTTATATTCACGGCTAAACTGACTGGAGCTTTCATAACCGACATCGTGAGCGATTTGGGCAAGTGTGCCTTGTTTTTGTTTGATGCGTTGTCTGGCTTCGGTCAATCGCAACGATTTTTGATATTGCAGGGGGCTAATGGCGGTAACTTGGCGAAAATGGCGATAAAAATTCGGCACACTCATATTGACTTGATTTGCCAGCATTTCTATGGTCAAGGTTTGCCGAAAATTTGCCTTTAAAAAAGCAATCGATTGGGCGATTTTGGCGACATTACCACCCACTGCAACCATTTGATAAAGCCTGTCCGCCATTTCACTTTTTAGCAAATGATAATGTAATTCTCGCTGAATGAGTGGGGCTAATATCGCCACATCAGAAGGTGAACACGCCAAATTTGCCAAGCGGTGCAAAGCGTTTATCATCGGCTCGTTAATCGTGCCAATTTGAGCAGGGCTGTCCGATGAGAAATGGGCAGACGACTTGCCCAAATCTATCATCAGTTGCAATAAAATGGGGGCATTTAATTTCATCTGAATGCCCACATAAGGATAATTTTCACTCGCTCCAAGCACTTCGCCTGTAATCGGCAATTCCACCGAATAACACATATATTGCCCATCGCCATAGCTTAAACAATTTTCGCCCCAATACACCGTTTTTTGTCCACGCAAAATAAAACACACCGCAGGTTCTTGCAGATAGCTAATCTGCGGAATGGGCGTATCACAGCGATACAAGGTCAAGCCCACTTCTGGCAATGCTTTGATTTCATCTTTTTGTAAAAAGCCTAACATTTCTTGGATTAAAGCGTGCATGGTATTGCCTATTTTTATCAAAACAGAGCGTATTGTAGCAGAAAATGATGGTTTTTGGCATTTTTGATAGGATTAGGCAAATCTTTGATAAAATCAACCTACCGTCATTTGCCAGTCATTCTTTAAAATAGCAACTTCTTTTTCAAACCCATTTTGGAGTATCTTATGCAAAACCAAAACAAATACATTGTGATTACAGGGGCAAGCGGTGGTATTGGCGAAGCGAGTGCCAAATTGTTTGCTTCAAAAGGCAAAAACTTGATTTTGGTGGCACGCCGTGAAAATCAGTTGAACGACATCAAAGCCAGCATTTTGGCACAATTTCCCAATATTGATGTGGTAGTCAAACCTTTTGATTTGAGCCAAATTGATGAATTGCCAAAATTGTACCAAGACTTGACCCAATATCCGATTGAAACTTGGATTAACAATGCAGGGTTTGGCATTTTGGAAACCGTCAAAGAGCACGACATTAGCCGTGTTTTGAGTATGATTAGGCTCAATGTGGAAGCCTTGACGGTGTTGTCCATTTTATTTGTCAAAGATTTTTCCGATGAGGATGGGGCAAAGCTCATCAATATTTCATCAGGGGCTGGCTATAACATTGCTCCGCTTGCAACTGCTTATTGTGGAACAAAATATTTTGTCAGTGCGTTTAGTGAAGGTTTGGCACACGAAATGGCAATGACAGGGGCAAAATTGCAAGTCAAAGTGCTTGCC is a genomic window containing:
- a CDS encoding UDP-glucose 6-dehydrogenase, encoding MKKPLILISLFFITLAQHSHACSQISPETAFIISNDPNQDGKLSPKEWQNAQIDRYFVAFRLGNLRDFKRLDKNKNGFLSHRELANKVRYERDPCADWEETMQKMSEQSQNQQ
- a CDS encoding LysR family transcriptional regulator, giving the protein MNPKNTTFYALELFLAVAKEKNFSEVARQYDVASSVISRQIKQLEDDFGQTLFYRNTRAMSLTQAGEIFREHAQAILSQFDTLNQTLHQKNAEPNGIIAINAPVFFGQKHITPHLGELAKRYPKLQIHLTQTDDFIDPYGEKADIIVRVAVPMDSNLKQKIIARQRHFLLASPAYLAKNGTPQTPDELAIHQGLFYRGELGVLRFKNLNTNQILEIGEKMVSNNADSLIQMAMDGAGIVMMPDWAVADEVKTGKLVPILPHIPIASGNEEIVLAILTPQSAYRPVSVQAVIDFLVEKWDGGKSWQV
- a CDS encoding alpha/beta fold hydrolase is translated as MFKKYLISYQNEILSARHYVGVGDTIILLHGAGETNQSVLEPVAKILQNHNYNVISFDYSGHGESSRHNSSSVAIKTEQALTVINYFKCLNIHLFAWSMSGQIAVNLLKYFPNIQSLTLFSPALYAKDIMDIEFGENFKLALREQGNWHRTNAKDLLPRFQGKLTLIRPKYDPVIPNEVSQIYKEYSNPDLFQEIILKNAPHTLGAWFNENPQRFATIFEQIKP
- a CDS encoding MBL fold metallo-hydrolase, with the translated sequence MKKLLLTALLLSANFAHALEIKTYSADENSFSVQSNLVLGEKEAVLIDAGFTRADALRIAGNILDSQKELTTILVSNADPDYYFGVATLKEIFPNAKVVTTPAVLEKINAKVEGKVNYWSPKMGNNAPKAVVLPEKLDSNTLTLDGQNIEIRGTTGILAHRPYVWIPSLKTITGNVSVFGNMHLWTADAQTKAEHQAWIAQLDEMASLQPKVVIAGHATPNTKMTVDLLKANKAYLKKYEQVLASSQNSGQVIAKMKVAYPKYQALGNLELGAKVNKGEMKW
- a CDS encoding DsbA family protein, with amino-acid sequence MKFIYLFDPLCGFCYASSKGIANLAKTHEVDGYATGLFANTGKIIDEQFANYAWANDMKISQMTGLPFSENYRQLLLKGGKFDSFALTIACALLKQNEPKALLPTLSQFQKRRYVDGLDTSDITVVKNGLIAFGQTDIANQLTDDNSINLANDLIRQGQLLASQFGVRGVPSLIADIDGQFVNVPSQFLYQDTDNVADNIEQFLKGV
- a CDS encoding NgoPII family restriction endonuclease — its product is MNIINAIIHIVQNPVNELVAHYQNRNRANLAGDALENYIKDVFSGTFHLSENERIQRHSEVFSYLGNHSNPPDMMLKNGDAIEVKKIESPNSALALNSSYPKAKLLVNSNMISTACRNAENWEVKDLIYAVGVVNKQNELKHLCMVYGEDYCADEECYLKIKSTIKTGVESIVGVEFAETNELGRVNKIDPLGVTYLRVRGMWGIENPWAVFNYVYQRDLTKNFNFMCIINDEKWQQFHNTDELLKLQNDNLIITDIKIKNPNNPAQLKNAKLICYGR
- a CDS encoding DNA cytosine methyltransferase produces the protein MKIISLFSGCGGLDLGFEKAGFDIVVANEYDKSIWATFKANHPKTKLIEGDIRQIKESDFPDDIDGIIGGPPCQSWSEAGALRGIDDARGQLFFDYIRILKNKQPKFFLAENVSGMLANRHNTAVQNILKHFDECGYDVTLTMVNAKDYGVAQERKRVFYIGFRKDLNIHFEFPIGSTIDDKDKITLKDIIWDLQETAIPALENNKKIHKLLIIMNILLVGFRPFL
- a CDS encoding DNA cytosine methyltransferase, whose product is MSRNRVKAWNEQGFTVQASGRQCQLHPQAPKMQKVEADKFEFVAGKEHLYRRMTVREVARVQGFPDDFVFIYQNLNDAYKMIGNAVPVNLAYEIAQKIKQVL
- a CDS encoding cyclophilin-like fold protein, whose protein sequence is MKVHLFAILMAVNATFITACNAEPKNHTAPKQEILMNQSAIVLQINNQTFDLQLENNETATAFANLLPLDLAMDDHLNNEKFATLPKSLPTNDQKIGRIQIGDVLLWQGDTVVIFYESFDSNYRYTKIGKIRQTDDLKNVLGRGTAQVKWGNP
- a CDS encoding MBL fold metallo-hydrolase, which codes for MFIVFLIIITVLVLVVVAYLQLPLFGANPTGERLAKIQTSPHYKNGQFHNLSDTPTWTGDTSIIKGLYRFLFEKDKNVAPKSPIPSIKTDLNTLPKNKDYFVWLGHSSYLLHLNQKTYLIDPVLVSATPLPFGGKPFKGADIYMPNDMPKVDYLIITHDHYDHLDYDTIKAMKDRIGQVIIGLGNGAHFERWGFSPTQLIELDWYQDITLGDLHITALPARHSSGRALKQNQTLWASFMLQAGNKTIYIGGDSGYDVFFKDIAKQFPNIDVAIMENGQYDKDWANIHFLPNDFIQAVKDLNPKKLLAVHNSKFILAKHAWDEPMKLLSQSAEQENLPLFTPKIGEVFYLDDNPDFEKWWERVE
- a CDS encoding MerR family transcriptional regulator, giving the protein MSKFFKIKQASEQTGVHLETIRYYEKQGLISPSHQQNGYRVFDEQTLAQLRFIKACRNIGFSLNNIKTLLHLQQNPTNQCNEVDELAKQHLVYLDEQITQLQEVKNFLMQFVGCENKTVDKCQIIQGIKEKE
- a CDS encoding cation diffusion facilitator family transporter, producing the protein MPCQNCCGSNQPTHQSPKYKKALWIVLILNLTMFFVEIVMGIKSGSTSLLSDSLDFLGDSANYLISLIVLPMALSYRAKASMVKGLTMGSFGLFILITTVYRMFYGEIPSYSEMSIVGFLALLVNVSALLILLKFRDGDSNVRSVWVCSRNDAIGNVAVILAGIAVYFFGSKYPDLIVAFVLAFLALQASQEIIKRAWAELKVS
- a CDS encoding AraC family transcriptional regulator is translated as MHALIQEMLGFLQKDEIKALPEVGLTLYRCDTPIPQISYLQEPAVCFILRGQKTVYWGENCLSYGDGQYMCYSVELPITGEVLGASENYPYVGIQMKLNAPILLQLMIDLGKSSAHFSSDSPAQIGTINEPMINALHRLANLACSPSDVAILAPLIQRELHYHLLKSEMADRLYQMVAVGGNVAKIAQSIAFLKANFRQTLTIEMLANQVNMSVPNFYRHFRQVTAISPLQYQKSLRLTEARQRIKQKQGTLAQIAHDVGYESSSQFSREYKRMFGISPSADFQAA
- a CDS encoding SDR family NAD(P)-dependent oxidoreductase; this encodes MQNQNKYIVITGASGGIGEASAKLFASKGKNLILVARRENQLNDIKASILAQFPNIDVVVKPFDLSQIDELPKLYQDLTQYPIETWINNAGFGILETVKEHDISRVLSMIRLNVEALTVLSILFVKDFSDEDGAKLINISSGAGYNIAPLATAYCGTKYFVSAFSEGLAHEMAMTGAKLQVKVLAPASTKTDFAKTAMQDETVTYGDDSIYFNKFNTAEEMADFLYQLYASDKVVGLVNHEQFTLSLLDPQFNHLYHLV